Proteins from a single region of Leptolyngbya sp. CCY15150:
- a CDS encoding metal ABC transporter permease, whose amino-acid sequence MSIPPDLIRVVELFQFPFMQRALIGGVLTGLMGGLLGSFTILRQLSFFSDALGHSALLGISFGLLLGLNPSAVLLPFAVLFALGVTYLLERTRLWTDALLNIIYSASLAIAIITLSFIGQYKGGINNLLFGDILAVRSADIGLGIGLLVMCALFIGLTLRTQMLITLHEPMAIARGVSVSFHRSAFIVLLSLVVGISIKAIGVLLVSAFIVIPACTSRLICRNFVTYVVFSALLGALSAIVGIFLSALFDLPSGPIIVVTQLAIFIGAIALPRITKLAY is encoded by the coding sequence TCGGTGGCGTGTTGACAGGACTCATGGGTGGACTCTTGGGCAGCTTTACCATTTTGCGGCAGCTCTCCTTTTTTAGTGATGCCCTCGGCCATTCGGCACTGTTGGGCATTAGTTTTGGCCTACTGCTAGGGCTCAATCCCTCCGCCGTGTTGCTCCCCTTTGCGGTTCTATTTGCCCTCGGCGTCACCTATTTGCTAGAGCGTACCCGCCTTTGGACAGATGCGTTGCTGAATATTATCTACTCAGCATCCTTAGCGATCGCCATCATCACCCTCAGCTTTATTGGCCAGTATAAAGGTGGGATTAATAACTTATTGTTCGGTGATATTTTAGCCGTCCGATCCGCTGACATTGGTCTGGGGATTGGGCTCTTAGTGATGTGCGCGCTGTTTATTGGCTTAACTCTACGCACCCAGATGTTGATCACTCTGCACGAACCCATGGCGATCGCTCGCGGCGTCTCGGTATCGTTTCACCGCAGTGCTTTTATTGTGCTGCTGTCCTTGGTCGTCGGCATTTCCATTAAAGCCATTGGCGTTTTGTTGGTCAGCGCCTTTATTGTCATTCCAGCCTGCACATCCCGACTTATCTGTCGAAATTTTGTCACCTACGTGGTCTTCTCAGCCTTATTAGGAGCCCTCAGTGCCATCGTCGGTATTTTCCTCTCGGCATTATTTGACCTACCCTCTGGCCCGATCATTGTTGTAACCCAGCTTGCGATTTTCATAGGAGCGATCGCCCTTCCCCGGATAACCAAATTAGCCTACTAA
- a CDS encoding GTP-binding protein gives MTPSTPSPTIPKRGLPVTVITGFLGSGKTTLLNTILNNCHDLKVAVLVNEFGDIDIDSQLLVSVDQDMVQLSNGCICCTINDGLVEAVYNVLERTDRIDYLVIETTGIAEPLPIMLTFLGTELRDMTRLDSVITLVDASEFTPSHFESEAALKQIIYGDIILLNKTDLVSADQVEALEQHIHDIKDGARIIQCRHGEVPLPLLLDVGFHDPTTYNELISLDEPAPAHLHDHDHHHSSHHHHDDHHDHHRDPHAHHDHNHDHDHHGHDYHDHDDPRHSHHLENDGFVSVSFKSDRPFSLRKFEDFLNRLPIDIFRAKGLLWFAESQHKHIFQLSGKRCTLDVEPWNSSPYANQLVFIGRQLDAEQLRQELMDCQASDMITPILLR, from the coding sequence ATGACCCCATCCACACCATCTCCTACCATTCCGAAGCGCGGTCTTCCGGTCACCGTGATCACCGGCTTTTTAGGCAGCGGTAAAACCACGTTGCTGAATACGATCTTAAACAACTGCCACGATCTCAAAGTTGCTGTACTGGTCAATGAATTTGGGGATATTGACATTGATAGCCAACTGCTCGTCTCCGTCGATCAGGATATGGTGCAGTTGAGCAATGGCTGCATCTGCTGCACCATCAACGATGGTCTGGTTGAGGCTGTCTATAATGTGCTAGAGCGAACCGATCGGATTGATTATCTGGTGATTGAAACCACTGGCATTGCTGAGCCACTGCCGATTATGTTGACCTTTTTAGGGACAGAGCTGCGAGATATGACTCGCCTAGACTCCGTGATTACCCTAGTGGACGCCTCAGAGTTCACCCCTAGCCACTTTGAGAGTGAGGCGGCCCTCAAGCAGATTATCTATGGCGATATTATTTTACTCAATAAAACAGATTTAGTCTCGGCTGACCAAGTAGAGGCTCTAGAACAGCACATCCACGACATCAAAGATGGCGCTCGCATTATTCAATGCCGCCACGGAGAGGTTCCCCTACCGCTGCTGTTAGACGTAGGCTTTCACGATCCAACCACCTACAATGAGCTGATTTCCTTGGATGAACCGGCTCCGGCTCACCTCCATGATCACGATCATCATCACAGCTCCCATCATCATCACGATGACCATCATGATCATCACCGTGATCCTCACGCTCATCACGACCATAATCACGATCATGACCATCACGGCCATGATTATCATGACCATGACGATCCTCGCCACTCCCATCACCTCGAAAACGATGGCTTTGTGTCGGTGTCCTTCAAGAGCGATCGCCCCTTCTCCCTGCGCAAATTTGAGGACTTCTTGAACCGTTTGCCCATCGACATTTTTCGGGCCAAGGGTCTGCTGTGGTTTGCCGAAAGCCAGCATAAACATATTTTTCAGCTCAGCGGTAAGCGCTGTACCCTAGACGTAGAGCCTTGGAATTCCTCGCCCTACGCGAACCAACTGGTGTTTATTGGACGGCAGCTGGATGCAGAGCAGTTGCGCCAAGAGCTGATGGATTGTCAAGCCTCTGATATGATCACGCCTATCCTGCTCCGTTAA
- a CDS encoding GTP-binding protein, protein MSSSPMIAVAGPSGSGKTAWMSQFFADQSRPLFYFCPGLGTISVDLARVAYQFPWVQVIPDDQVVQAFSNLPEDAQVFVELGFHLDLTSSFLASLPCHRVAILPIAFTDSEWHGWADEVIPGNEIAIADHPDLPAIWRSPLTGQVFDPPSLDTVWNEIIGGAYGQVQRAKGIFEMPDGRAFHIDFVNGLPGSEYTELMIPRWLDGRPDRFSGIEVIGWTVDQEAIAQAIVDACLPDEAIAQYQQQVRQLVEATA, encoded by the coding sequence ATGTCTTCCTCCCCTATGATTGCAGTTGCTGGCCCGTCGGGCAGCGGAAAAACAGCTTGGATGAGTCAGTTTTTTGCCGATCAATCCCGGCCCCTATTTTATTTTTGTCCAGGTCTAGGAACCATTTCGGTAGACCTGGCCCGGGTTGCCTATCAGTTTCCCTGGGTGCAGGTGATTCCCGATGACCAAGTTGTCCAAGCATTTAGCAACCTACCCGAAGATGCCCAAGTCTTTGTGGAGCTTGGCTTTCACCTTGATCTAACCTCATCCTTTCTGGCATCTCTACCTTGCCATCGCGTCGCCATCCTGCCCATAGCTTTCACCGATTCGGAGTGGCACGGCTGGGCAGATGAGGTGATTCCTGGCAATGAGATAGCGATCGCTGATCATCCCGATCTACCAGCAATTTGGCGATCGCCCCTCACGGGTCAGGTGTTTGATCCACCCAGTTTAGATACGGTATGGAACGAGATCATCGGTGGAGCCTATGGCCAGGTGCAGCGGGCCAAGGGAATTTTTGAAATGCCGGATGGACGCGCCTTTCATATCGATTTTGTGAACGGTTTGCCGGGCAGTGAATATACAGAACTGATGATTCCTCGCTGGTTGGATGGACGTCCCGATCGCTTCAGTGGCATTGAGGTGATTGGATGGACTGTAGATCAAGAGGCGATCGCCCAGGCGATTGTTGATGCTTGTTTACCGGATGAAGCGATCGCCCAATATCAGCAACAGGTGCGCCAACTCGTCGAGGCAACAGCCTAA
- a CDS encoding metallophosphoesterase family protein, with protein sequence MKLAVISCIHGNYEALNAVLSDIDDQQADQIYCLGDLVGYGPHPNAVVEMIRSLDIPTCQGCWDEDIVEGLNACECSYPSQLAEKRGRLAHEWTNQTIHPEVRDYLAKLPMSLQRDNLCFVHGSPNSQHEYLLPSMDNFAALERVFATGADTLFCGHTHVPYVRRLEQGHLSVRVHQPNHPDTTHQFTTPVKQIINAGSVGEPRHGRPNATYVIYDTDTAQVALREVPYDYQRTCAAIIEQGLPPIFAWRLAQGLEFAERADDPGHVCQR encoded by the coding sequence ATGAAACTTGCCGTTATATCCTGTATTCACGGGAATTATGAAGCACTCAATGCTGTCCTATCCGATATTGATGATCAGCAAGCCGACCAAATCTACTGTCTTGGCGATCTGGTGGGCTATGGGCCCCATCCCAATGCCGTTGTAGAAATGATTCGCTCCCTAGATATCCCCACCTGTCAAGGCTGTTGGGATGAAGATATTGTGGAAGGGCTGAATGCCTGCGAATGTAGCTATCCTTCCCAACTGGCCGAAAAACGCGGACGCCTAGCCCATGAATGGACGAATCAAACTATTCATCCTGAAGTACGCGACTATCTGGCAAAGCTGCCCATGAGTTTACAACGAGATAACCTTTGTTTTGTTCATGGCAGTCCCAATAGCCAGCATGAATATCTGCTGCCGAGTATGGATAACTTTGCTGCCCTAGAGCGGGTGTTTGCCACCGGAGCCGATACCCTATTTTGTGGTCACACTCATGTCCCCTACGTGCGCCGACTGGAGCAAGGTCATCTCTCTGTGCGGGTTCATCAACCCAATCATCCAGACACCACTCACCAGTTCACAACGCCGGTGAAACAGATTATTAATGCTGGTTCTGTAGGAGAGCCCCGCCATGGTCGCCCTAACGCAACCTATGTTATTTATGACACCGATACAGCCCAAGTTGCCTTACGGGAAGTTCCCTATGACTACCAGCGCACCTGTGCTGCTATTATCGAACAAGGACTACCGCCGATCTTTGCTTGGCGTTTAGCTCAGGGGCTAGAATTTGCAGAACGAGCTGATGATCCAGGACATGTCTGTCAACGATAA